In Sardina pilchardus chromosome 10, fSarPil1.1, whole genome shotgun sequence, one genomic interval encodes:
- the LOC134093800 gene encoding bromodomain-containing protein 1-like isoform X4 has translation MKKKTRHHRISPQRPSSPIKPSRNRETLTYAQAQRMVDLEVDGRVHRISIYDKLDVINDDDPVAQEINECNSNKENSEKPQQVLVRSARLKINQEKKTAALTSAQGATVQGNALPEPKIRTVEYNLPLVPRRPSNYYTYEEKTSEELDEEVEYDMDEEDYAWLELVNEKRRGEGFSPVSQNVFEFLMDRFEKESFFETQGKVDPQSLIDEDAVCCICMDGECQNSNVILFCDMCNLAVHQECYGVPYIPEGQWLCRHCMQSPSQPGECVFCPNKGGALKKTDDDRWGHVVCALWLPEVGFTNTVFIEPIDGVANIPPARWKLTCYLCKEKSVGACIQCHRANCYTAFHVSCAQKAGLYMKMELVKEETKEGSSAFTVKKTAFCGTHTPNGCTRRPLGIYDEASSKNDLKDDLKGTRKLKRVQKKIKKTVPEPAAVVPSVSVPSLTQTSFSTILNQVSVQRKRLFVERVLSYWMLKRQARNGVPLIRRLHTTILPEKPPEPQEHEEKDCHSRKEQLKEWHRLRHDLERARLLLELIRKREKLKREEMKLQQSVLEMQLTPFTILLRAALEQLKEKDQTRIFAQPVSVKEVPDYLDVIKRPMDFSTMRKRIDAHGYRNLDEFEEDFNLIIANCMKYNAKDTFFHRAALRMRDHGGVILRKARRDADRIGFDFPSGLHLPEPPKLEPTPTFSWDDVDRLLNPVSRKHMSLEEQLKQLLDHLDLLSSMKSSPSRNKRLKLLKKTINDVRSEMSMSSKCPPPVNTKPVEQLKEHPAEPVPQEKEDQSLALKLESLDSLPQIEISVSEPEPPTVNQVEATPDEMTKPDTLDGADTSVPSGTSPDLLLPPSDLSLVATSTLAEPSTTNRRTAVLFRKSKSVSPQKPPKSPIRSPQLGTTTFLSVVIPRLETLLQPRKRTHSASSDGLADDEESPIKRLDTGLYNGFVIKQELGVTRSLEPRRRCVSESSISSNSSAHSTASTNSAPKSGREKPALARRNTVDDKKELISSTETDTKANVSVDHRFQDAPCVRAPSQRRAHHGGAGRAGGRRAEAVQVHGETLPRPLLRQQTQLAMAS, from the exons TAGAATTTCTCCGCAGAGGCCATCATCACCCATCAAACCATCTCGCAATCGGGAAACTCTGACGTATGCACAGGCCCAACGCATGGTGGACCTGGAGGTTGATGGCAGAGTGCACAGGATCAGCATCTATGACAAGCTTGACGTGATTAATGACGACGACCCTGTAGCGCAAGAGATCAACGAGTGTAACAGCAACAAGGAGAACAGTGAGAAGCCACAGCAGGTCTTGGTGCGCTCTGCACGCCTTAAAATCAACCAAGAGAAAAAGACTGCTGCCTTGACCAGTGCACAGGGTGCAACTGTGCAGGGGAATGCTTTGCCTGAACCCAAGATTCGCACTGTGGAATACAATCTCCCACTGGTTCCCCGGAGGCCATCCAACTACTACACCTATGAGGAGAAGACCTCAGAAGAGCTGGATGAGGAGGTTGAGTATGACATGGATGAGGAGGACTATGCCTGGTTAGAGCTGGTAAatgaaaagaggagaggtgagggctTCAGCCCAGTCTCCCAAAATGTCTTTGAGTTCCTCATGGACCGCTTTGAGAAGGAGTCCTTCTTTGAGACCCAGGGAAAAGTTGATCCTCAGTCACTGATCGATGAGGATGCCGTTTGCTGCATTTGCATGGATGgtgaatgtcaaaacagcaATGTTATTCTCTTCTGTGACATGTGCAATTTGGCAGTACACCAAGAATGCTATGGCGTGCCCTATATTCCTGAGGGCCAGTGGCTTTGCCGTCATTGTATGCAGTCACCCTCCCAGCCCGGTGAGTGTGTCTTCTGCCCCAACAAAGGTGGTGCCCTCAAGAAGACGGATGATGACCGCTGGGGTCACGTGGTGTGTGCTCTGTGGTTGCCCGAGGTTGGGTTCACCAACACGGTCTTCATCGAGCCCATTGATGGCGTGGCCAACATCCCACCAGCCCGCTGGAAGCTGACGTGCTATCTCTGCAAAGAGAAGAGCGTGGGAGCTTGTATTCAGTGTCACAGAGCCAACTGCTACACTGCCTTCCATGTGAGCTGCGCCCAGAAGGCCGGCCTCTACATGAAAATGGAGCTGGTTAAAGAGGAGACCAAGGAGGGCTCCTCCGCTTTCACGGTGAAGAAGACGGCGttctgtggaacacacacacccaatggTTGCACCAGGAGGCCGCTTGGCATTTATGATGAGGCGTCGTCCAAAAACGACCTGAAGGACGATCTTAAAGGTACAAGGAAATTGAAACGCGTGCAAAAGAAGATCAAGAAAACTGTGCCTGAACCTGCTGCAGTTGTCCCATCTGTTTCTGTGCCTAGTCTAACTCAAACAAG CTTCAGCACAATCTTAAATCAAGTTTCAGTGCAGAGGAAGAGGCTGTTTGTGGAGCGTGTGCTCAGTTACTGGATGCTGAAGAGACAAGCGAGGAATGGTGTGCCTCTTATTAGACGGCTCCACACAACCATACTGCCTGAGAAACCCCCCGAGCCA CAGGAGCACGAGGAGAAGGATTGCCACAGCCGGAAAGAGCAGTTGAAGGAATGGCACCGCTTGCGCCATGACCTGGAGCGTGCTCGCTTACTGCTGGAGCTGATCCGCAAGAGGGAAAAACtcaagagagaggag ATGAAGCTACAGCAGTCTGTGCTGGAGATGCAGCTCACTCCATTCACCATTCTGCTGAGAGCTGCTCTGGAACAGCTCAAAGAGAAGGACCAGACGAGGATCTTTGCTCAGCCTGTCAGTGTTAAAGAG GTTCCAGATTATTTGGATGTCATCAAACGCCCAATGGACTTCTCTACAATGAGGAAACGTATAGACGCTCATGGTTATAGAAACCTTGATGAGTTTGAAGAGGACTTCAACCTCATCATTGCTAACTGCATGAAATACAATGCCAAGGACACATTCTTCCACCGTGCTGCTCTACGTATGCGGGACCATGGCGGCGTGATCCTCAGGAAAGCCCGTCGAGATGCCGACAGGATTGGCTTTGACTTCCCCAGCGGATTGCATCTACCTGAGCCGCCCAAGCTGGAGCCAACGCCCACGTTCTCCTGGGACGACG TTGACCGCCTGTTGAATCCAGTGAGCCGCAAACACATGTCTCTGGAGGAGCAGCTGAAACAGCTACTGGACCACCTGGACCTGCTCAGCAGCATGAAGTCCAGCCCGTCACGAAACAAACGGCTCAAGCTGCTCAAGAAGACCATCAATGATGTTCGCAGTGAGATGAGCATGAGCAGCAAGTGTCCTCCCCCAGTCAACACAAAACCTGTGGAGCAGTTAAAGGAGCATCCTGCTGAACCAGTCCCACAGGAAAAGG AAGACCAGTCTTTAGCTCTCAAATTGGAGTCACTTGACAGCTTACCTCAAATCGAGATCTCAGTGAGTGAACCAGAACCCCCAACAGTGAATCAAGTGGAGGCCACTCCTGATGAAATGACGAAGCCAGACACACTGGATGGAGCAGATACCTCAGTGCCCAGTGGGACCAGCCCAGACCTGCTGCTGCCCCCCAGCGATCTGAGTCTAGTTGCCACATCCACACTTGCTGAACCCTCCACTACTAACCGCCGGACTGCTGTCCTCTTCCGCAAATCTAAGAGTGTGAGCCCACAGAAGCCCCCCAAGAGCCCGATCCGAAGCCCTCAGCTGGGCACCACCACCTTCCTGTCTGTGGTCATCCCCAGGCTAGAGACCCTCCTCCAGCCCAGGAAGAGAACTCACAGTGCCAGTAGTGATGGTCTGGCTGACGACGAGGAGTCCCCCATCAAACGCTTGGACACGG GTCTTTATAATGGCTTTGTCATCAAGCAGGAGCTGGGGGTCACAAGGTCACTGGAGCCTCGTCGACGCTGTGTCTCGGAGTCCAGCATATCGTCCAATAGCagcgcacacagcacagcaag CACCAACAGTGCACCCAAGAGTGGACGAGAGAAGCCAGCTTTAGCGCGGAGAAACACTGTTGACGATAAAAAAGAATTAATTTCCTCCACGGAAACTGACACCAAAGCTAATGTTTCAGTAG ATCACAGATTCCAGGACGCTCCGTGTGTCCGAGCCCCATCCCAGCGGCGCGCGCATCACGGTGGCGCCGGGCGGGCGGGGGGTCGGAGAGCGGAGGCCGTGCAGGTCCACGGAGAAACActcccccgccccctcctccgGCAGCAGACCCAACTG GCAATGGCATCCTAA
- the LOC134093800 gene encoding bromodomain-containing protein 1-like isoform X2 produces the protein MQHNQEETCMFHISQVLKMKKKTRHHRISPQRPSSPIKPSRNRETLTYAQAQRMVDLEVDGRVHRISIYDKLDVINDDDPVAQEINECNSNKENSEKPQQVLVRSARLKINQEKKTAALTSAQGATVQGNALPEPKIRTVEYNLPLVPRRPSNYYTYEEKTSEELDEEVEYDMDEEDYAWLELVNEKRRGEGFSPVSQNVFEFLMDRFEKESFFETQGKVDPQSLIDEDAVCCICMDGECQNSNVILFCDMCNLAVHQECYGVPYIPEGQWLCRHCMQSPSQPGECVFCPNKGGALKKTDDDRWGHVVCALWLPEVGFTNTVFIEPIDGVANIPPARWKLTCYLCKEKSVGACIQCHRANCYTAFHVSCAQKAGLYMKMELVKEETKEGSSAFTVKKTAFCGTHTPNGCTRRPLGIYDEASSKNDLKDDLKGTRKLKRVQKKIKKTVPEPAAVVPSVSVPSLTQTSFSTILNQVSVQRKRLFVERVLSYWMLKRQARNGVPLIRRLHTTILPEKPPEPEHEEKDCHSRKEQLKEWHRLRHDLERARLLLELIRKREKLKREEMKLQQSVLEMQLTPFTILLRAALEQLKEKDQTRIFAQPVSVKEVPDYLDVIKRPMDFSTMRKRIDAHGYRNLDEFEEDFNLIIANCMKYNAKDTFFHRAALRMRDHGGVILRKARRDADRIGFDFPSGLHLPEPPKLEPTPTFSWDDVDRLLNPVSRKHMSLEEQLKQLLDHLDLLSSMKSSPSRNKRLKLLKKTINDVRSEMSMSSKCPPPVNTKPVEQLKEHPAEPVPQEKEDQSLALKLESLDSLPQIEISVSEPEPPTVNQVEATPDEMTKPDTLDGADTSVPSGTSPDLLLPPSDLSLVATSTLAEPSTTNRRTAVLFRKSKSVSPQKPPKSPIRSPQLGTTTFLSVVIPRLETLLQPRKRTHSASSDGLADDEESPIKRLDTGLYNGFVIKQELGVTRSLEPRRRCVSESSISSNSSAHSTASTNSAPKSGREKPALARRNTVDDKKELISSTETDTKANVSVDHRFQDAPCVRAPSQRRAHHGGAGRAGGRRAEAVQVHGETLPRPLLRQQTQLAMAS, from the exons TAGAATTTCTCCGCAGAGGCCATCATCACCCATCAAACCATCTCGCAATCGGGAAACTCTGACGTATGCACAGGCCCAACGCATGGTGGACCTGGAGGTTGATGGCAGAGTGCACAGGATCAGCATCTATGACAAGCTTGACGTGATTAATGACGACGACCCTGTAGCGCAAGAGATCAACGAGTGTAACAGCAACAAGGAGAACAGTGAGAAGCCACAGCAGGTCTTGGTGCGCTCTGCACGCCTTAAAATCAACCAAGAGAAAAAGACTGCTGCCTTGACCAGTGCACAGGGTGCAACTGTGCAGGGGAATGCTTTGCCTGAACCCAAGATTCGCACTGTGGAATACAATCTCCCACTGGTTCCCCGGAGGCCATCCAACTACTACACCTATGAGGAGAAGACCTCAGAAGAGCTGGATGAGGAGGTTGAGTATGACATGGATGAGGAGGACTATGCCTGGTTAGAGCTGGTAAatgaaaagaggagaggtgagggctTCAGCCCAGTCTCCCAAAATGTCTTTGAGTTCCTCATGGACCGCTTTGAGAAGGAGTCCTTCTTTGAGACCCAGGGAAAAGTTGATCCTCAGTCACTGATCGATGAGGATGCCGTTTGCTGCATTTGCATGGATGgtgaatgtcaaaacagcaATGTTATTCTCTTCTGTGACATGTGCAATTTGGCAGTACACCAAGAATGCTATGGCGTGCCCTATATTCCTGAGGGCCAGTGGCTTTGCCGTCATTGTATGCAGTCACCCTCCCAGCCCGGTGAGTGTGTCTTCTGCCCCAACAAAGGTGGTGCCCTCAAGAAGACGGATGATGACCGCTGGGGTCACGTGGTGTGTGCTCTGTGGTTGCCCGAGGTTGGGTTCACCAACACGGTCTTCATCGAGCCCATTGATGGCGTGGCCAACATCCCACCAGCCCGCTGGAAGCTGACGTGCTATCTCTGCAAAGAGAAGAGCGTGGGAGCTTGTATTCAGTGTCACAGAGCCAACTGCTACACTGCCTTCCATGTGAGCTGCGCCCAGAAGGCCGGCCTCTACATGAAAATGGAGCTGGTTAAAGAGGAGACCAAGGAGGGCTCCTCCGCTTTCACGGTGAAGAAGACGGCGttctgtggaacacacacacccaatggTTGCACCAGGAGGCCGCTTGGCATTTATGATGAGGCGTCGTCCAAAAACGACCTGAAGGACGATCTTAAAGGTACAAGGAAATTGAAACGCGTGCAAAAGAAGATCAAGAAAACTGTGCCTGAACCTGCTGCAGTTGTCCCATCTGTTTCTGTGCCTAGTCTAACTCAAACAAG CTTCAGCACAATCTTAAATCAAGTTTCAGTGCAGAGGAAGAGGCTGTTTGTGGAGCGTGTGCTCAGTTACTGGATGCTGAAGAGACAAGCGAGGAATGGTGTGCCTCTTATTAGACGGCTCCACACAACCATACTGCCTGAGAAACCCCCCGAGCCA GAGCACGAGGAGAAGGATTGCCACAGCCGGAAAGAGCAGTTGAAGGAATGGCACCGCTTGCGCCATGACCTGGAGCGTGCTCGCTTACTGCTGGAGCTGATCCGCAAGAGGGAAAAACtcaagagagaggag ATGAAGCTACAGCAGTCTGTGCTGGAGATGCAGCTCACTCCATTCACCATTCTGCTGAGAGCTGCTCTGGAACAGCTCAAAGAGAAGGACCAGACGAGGATCTTTGCTCAGCCTGTCAGTGTTAAAGAG GTTCCAGATTATTTGGATGTCATCAAACGCCCAATGGACTTCTCTACAATGAGGAAACGTATAGACGCTCATGGTTATAGAAACCTTGATGAGTTTGAAGAGGACTTCAACCTCATCATTGCTAACTGCATGAAATACAATGCCAAGGACACATTCTTCCACCGTGCTGCTCTACGTATGCGGGACCATGGCGGCGTGATCCTCAGGAAAGCCCGTCGAGATGCCGACAGGATTGGCTTTGACTTCCCCAGCGGATTGCATCTACCTGAGCCGCCCAAGCTGGAGCCAACGCCCACGTTCTCCTGGGACGACG TTGACCGCCTGTTGAATCCAGTGAGCCGCAAACACATGTCTCTGGAGGAGCAGCTGAAACAGCTACTGGACCACCTGGACCTGCTCAGCAGCATGAAGTCCAGCCCGTCACGAAACAAACGGCTCAAGCTGCTCAAGAAGACCATCAATGATGTTCGCAGTGAGATGAGCATGAGCAGCAAGTGTCCTCCCCCAGTCAACACAAAACCTGTGGAGCAGTTAAAGGAGCATCCTGCTGAACCAGTCCCACAGGAAAAGG AAGACCAGTCTTTAGCTCTCAAATTGGAGTCACTTGACAGCTTACCTCAAATCGAGATCTCAGTGAGTGAACCAGAACCCCCAACAGTGAATCAAGTGGAGGCCACTCCTGATGAAATGACGAAGCCAGACACACTGGATGGAGCAGATACCTCAGTGCCCAGTGGGACCAGCCCAGACCTGCTGCTGCCCCCCAGCGATCTGAGTCTAGTTGCCACATCCACACTTGCTGAACCCTCCACTACTAACCGCCGGACTGCTGTCCTCTTCCGCAAATCTAAGAGTGTGAGCCCACAGAAGCCCCCCAAGAGCCCGATCCGAAGCCCTCAGCTGGGCACCACCACCTTCCTGTCTGTGGTCATCCCCAGGCTAGAGACCCTCCTCCAGCCCAGGAAGAGAACTCACAGTGCCAGTAGTGATGGTCTGGCTGACGACGAGGAGTCCCCCATCAAACGCTTGGACACGG GTCTTTATAATGGCTTTGTCATCAAGCAGGAGCTGGGGGTCACAAGGTCACTGGAGCCTCGTCGACGCTGTGTCTCGGAGTCCAGCATATCGTCCAATAGCagcgcacacagcacagcaag CACCAACAGTGCACCCAAGAGTGGACGAGAGAAGCCAGCTTTAGCGCGGAGAAACACTGTTGACGATAAAAAAGAATTAATTTCCTCCACGGAAACTGACACCAAAGCTAATGTTTCAGTAG ATCACAGATTCCAGGACGCTCCGTGTGTCCGAGCCCCATCCCAGCGGCGCGCGCATCACGGTGGCGCCGGGCGGGCGGGGGGTCGGAGAGCGGAGGCCGTGCAGGTCCACGGAGAAACActcccccgccccctcctccgGCAGCAGACCCAACTG GCAATGGCATCCTAA
- the LOC134093800 gene encoding bromodomain-containing protein 1-like isoform X3 has translation MQHNQEETCMFHISQVLKMKKKTRHHRISPQRPSSPIKPSRNRETLTYAQAQRMVDLEVDGRVHRISIYDKLDVINDDDPVAQEINECNSNKENSEKPQQVLVRSARLKINQEKKTAALTSAQGATVQGNALPEPKIRTVEYNLPLVPRRPSNYYTYEEKTSEELDEEVEYDMDEEDYAWLELVNEKRRGEGFSPVSQNVFEFLMDRFEKESFFETQGKVDPQSLIDEDAVCCICMDGECQNSNVILFCDMCNLAVHQECYGVPYIPEGQWLCRHCMQSPSQPGECVFCPNKGGALKKTDDDRWGHVVCALWLPEVGFTNTVFIEPIDGVANIPPARWKLTCYLCKEKSVGACIQCHRANCYTAFHVSCAQKAGLYMKMELVKEETKEGSSAFTVKKTAFCGTHTPNGCTRRPLGIYDEASSKNDLKDDLKGTRKLKRVQKKIKKTVPEPAAVVPSVSVPSLTQTSFSTILNQVSVQRKRLFVERVLSYWMLKRQARNGVPLIRRLHTTILPEKPPEPQEHEEKDCHSRKEQLKEWHRLRHDLERARLLLELIRKREKLKREEMKLQQSVLEMQLTPFTILLRAALEQLKEKDQTRIFAQPVSVKEVPDYLDVIKRPMDFSTMRKRIDAHGYRNLDEFEEDFNLIIANCMKYNAKDTFFHRAALRMRDHGGVILRKARRDADRIGFDFPSGLHLPEPPKLEPTPTFSWDDVDRLLNPVSRKHMSLEEQLKQLLDHLDLLSSMKSSPSRNKRLKLLKKTINDVRSEMSMSSKCPPPVNTKPVEQLKEHPAEPVPQEKDQSLALKLESLDSLPQIEISVSEPEPPTVNQVEATPDEMTKPDTLDGADTSVPSGTSPDLLLPPSDLSLVATSTLAEPSTTNRRTAVLFRKSKSVSPQKPPKSPIRSPQLGTTTFLSVVIPRLETLLQPRKRTHSASSDGLADDEESPIKRLDTGLYNGFVIKQELGVTRSLEPRRRCVSESSISSNSSAHSTASTNSAPKSGREKPALARRNTVDDKKELISSTETDTKANVSVDHRFQDAPCVRAPSQRRAHHGGAGRAGGRRAEAVQVHGETLPRPLLRQQTQLAMAS, from the exons TAGAATTTCTCCGCAGAGGCCATCATCACCCATCAAACCATCTCGCAATCGGGAAACTCTGACGTATGCACAGGCCCAACGCATGGTGGACCTGGAGGTTGATGGCAGAGTGCACAGGATCAGCATCTATGACAAGCTTGACGTGATTAATGACGACGACCCTGTAGCGCAAGAGATCAACGAGTGTAACAGCAACAAGGAGAACAGTGAGAAGCCACAGCAGGTCTTGGTGCGCTCTGCACGCCTTAAAATCAACCAAGAGAAAAAGACTGCTGCCTTGACCAGTGCACAGGGTGCAACTGTGCAGGGGAATGCTTTGCCTGAACCCAAGATTCGCACTGTGGAATACAATCTCCCACTGGTTCCCCGGAGGCCATCCAACTACTACACCTATGAGGAGAAGACCTCAGAAGAGCTGGATGAGGAGGTTGAGTATGACATGGATGAGGAGGACTATGCCTGGTTAGAGCTGGTAAatgaaaagaggagaggtgagggctTCAGCCCAGTCTCCCAAAATGTCTTTGAGTTCCTCATGGACCGCTTTGAGAAGGAGTCCTTCTTTGAGACCCAGGGAAAAGTTGATCCTCAGTCACTGATCGATGAGGATGCCGTTTGCTGCATTTGCATGGATGgtgaatgtcaaaacagcaATGTTATTCTCTTCTGTGACATGTGCAATTTGGCAGTACACCAAGAATGCTATGGCGTGCCCTATATTCCTGAGGGCCAGTGGCTTTGCCGTCATTGTATGCAGTCACCCTCCCAGCCCGGTGAGTGTGTCTTCTGCCCCAACAAAGGTGGTGCCCTCAAGAAGACGGATGATGACCGCTGGGGTCACGTGGTGTGTGCTCTGTGGTTGCCCGAGGTTGGGTTCACCAACACGGTCTTCATCGAGCCCATTGATGGCGTGGCCAACATCCCACCAGCCCGCTGGAAGCTGACGTGCTATCTCTGCAAAGAGAAGAGCGTGGGAGCTTGTATTCAGTGTCACAGAGCCAACTGCTACACTGCCTTCCATGTGAGCTGCGCCCAGAAGGCCGGCCTCTACATGAAAATGGAGCTGGTTAAAGAGGAGACCAAGGAGGGCTCCTCCGCTTTCACGGTGAAGAAGACGGCGttctgtggaacacacacacccaatggTTGCACCAGGAGGCCGCTTGGCATTTATGATGAGGCGTCGTCCAAAAACGACCTGAAGGACGATCTTAAAGGTACAAGGAAATTGAAACGCGTGCAAAAGAAGATCAAGAAAACTGTGCCTGAACCTGCTGCAGTTGTCCCATCTGTTTCTGTGCCTAGTCTAACTCAAACAAG CTTCAGCACAATCTTAAATCAAGTTTCAGTGCAGAGGAAGAGGCTGTTTGTGGAGCGTGTGCTCAGTTACTGGATGCTGAAGAGACAAGCGAGGAATGGTGTGCCTCTTATTAGACGGCTCCACACAACCATACTGCCTGAGAAACCCCCCGAGCCA CAGGAGCACGAGGAGAAGGATTGCCACAGCCGGAAAGAGCAGTTGAAGGAATGGCACCGCTTGCGCCATGACCTGGAGCGTGCTCGCTTACTGCTGGAGCTGATCCGCAAGAGGGAAAAACtcaagagagaggag ATGAAGCTACAGCAGTCTGTGCTGGAGATGCAGCTCACTCCATTCACCATTCTGCTGAGAGCTGCTCTGGAACAGCTCAAAGAGAAGGACCAGACGAGGATCTTTGCTCAGCCTGTCAGTGTTAAAGAG GTTCCAGATTATTTGGATGTCATCAAACGCCCAATGGACTTCTCTACAATGAGGAAACGTATAGACGCTCATGGTTATAGAAACCTTGATGAGTTTGAAGAGGACTTCAACCTCATCATTGCTAACTGCATGAAATACAATGCCAAGGACACATTCTTCCACCGTGCTGCTCTACGTATGCGGGACCATGGCGGCGTGATCCTCAGGAAAGCCCGTCGAGATGCCGACAGGATTGGCTTTGACTTCCCCAGCGGATTGCATCTACCTGAGCCGCCCAAGCTGGAGCCAACGCCCACGTTCTCCTGGGACGACG TTGACCGCCTGTTGAATCCAGTGAGCCGCAAACACATGTCTCTGGAGGAGCAGCTGAAACAGCTACTGGACCACCTGGACCTGCTCAGCAGCATGAAGTCCAGCCCGTCACGAAACAAACGGCTCAAGCTGCTCAAGAAGACCATCAATGATGTTCGCAGTGAGATGAGCATGAGCAGCAAGTGTCCTCCCCCAGTCAACACAAAACCTGTGGAGCAGTTAAAGGAGCATCCTGCTGAACCAGTCCCACAGGAAAAGG ACCAGTCTTTAGCTCTCAAATTGGAGTCACTTGACAGCTTACCTCAAATCGAGATCTCAGTGAGTGAACCAGAACCCCCAACAGTGAATCAAGTGGAGGCCACTCCTGATGAAATGACGAAGCCAGACACACTGGATGGAGCAGATACCTCAGTGCCCAGTGGGACCAGCCCAGACCTGCTGCTGCCCCCCAGCGATCTGAGTCTAGTTGCCACATCCACACTTGCTGAACCCTCCACTACTAACCGCCGGACTGCTGTCCTCTTCCGCAAATCTAAGAGTGTGAGCCCACAGAAGCCCCCCAAGAGCCCGATCCGAAGCCCTCAGCTGGGCACCACCACCTTCCTGTCTGTGGTCATCCCCAGGCTAGAGACCCTCCTCCAGCCCAGGAAGAGAACTCACAGTGCCAGTAGTGATGGTCTGGCTGACGACGAGGAGTCCCCCATCAAACGCTTGGACACGG GTCTTTATAATGGCTTTGTCATCAAGCAGGAGCTGGGGGTCACAAGGTCACTGGAGCCTCGTCGACGCTGTGTCTCGGAGTCCAGCATATCGTCCAATAGCagcgcacacagcacagcaag CACCAACAGTGCACCCAAGAGTGGACGAGAGAAGCCAGCTTTAGCGCGGAGAAACACTGTTGACGATAAAAAAGAATTAATTTCCTCCACGGAAACTGACACCAAAGCTAATGTTTCAGTAG ATCACAGATTCCAGGACGCTCCGTGTGTCCGAGCCCCATCCCAGCGGCGCGCGCATCACGGTGGCGCCGGGCGGGCGGGGGGTCGGAGAGCGGAGGCCGTGCAGGTCCACGGAGAAACActcccccgccccctcctccgGCAGCAGACCCAACTG GCAATGGCATCCTAA